Proteins encoded in a region of the Paracholeplasma morum genome:
- the xseA gene encoding exodeoxyribonuclease VII large subunit, which produces MQDVRYLTVSALTKYLKNILENDTHLRQIYIKGEISNLTKHSRGHYYFTLKDDKAQIRVTMFANYVMKLNFNPKDGDKVKVLGAMSLYEAGGSYNINCFQMEKDGVGDLFLAYEKLKNELQEKGYFDPSKKKPIPAYPKAIGVVTSPTGAAIRDIIHTIERRYPLAKLILYPALVQGEGAKQSISSQIKKANDDKLVDTLIVGRGGGSIEDLWGFNELEVVLAIYQSEIPVISAVGHETDFTLSDFVSDLRAPTPTAAAELSTPNIIDIYELVNNYRDTLTKVMNSYIQNQSMRLMNLDERLSNASPKSHIIKLKERYENNDYLLKRNYLLQLERKKERLTYLDSKLKSFDISHLIKLKREKLSLLDGSLSRNATYLIEKKNNQFGLLVDALKHLNPLALMDKGYTYTTKDNKRIESVNELSINDTLITRVKDGQIHSVVTKKETLSWKK; this is translated from the coding sequence ATGCAAGACGTTAGATATCTAACCGTCAGTGCTTTAACGAAGTATTTAAAAAACATCTTAGAGAATGATACCCATTTAAGACAAATATACATCAAAGGTGAAATCTCGAACTTGACCAAACATTCTAGAGGTCACTACTATTTCACACTTAAAGATGATAAAGCTCAAATTCGCGTAACCATGTTCGCGAATTATGTGATGAAGCTGAATTTCAACCCAAAAGATGGGGATAAAGTCAAAGTTTTAGGCGCAATGAGTTTGTATGAAGCTGGTGGGTCTTATAACATTAACTGTTTCCAAATGGAAAAAGATGGTGTTGGAGATCTCTTTTTGGCTTATGAAAAGCTTAAAAATGAACTTCAAGAAAAGGGCTATTTTGACCCATCTAAGAAAAAACCAATCCCTGCTTACCCTAAAGCCATTGGCGTAGTAACCTCACCTACGGGCGCGGCCATTAGAGACATTATTCATACAATTGAACGTAGATACCCATTAGCTAAACTTATCTTATACCCAGCGTTAGTTCAGGGTGAAGGAGCTAAACAATCGATCTCTAGCCAGATCAAAAAGGCAAATGACGATAAACTCGTTGACACTTTAATCGTTGGTAGAGGCGGTGGGTCTATTGAAGACCTTTGGGGATTCAACGAACTGGAAGTCGTGCTTGCAATTTATCAATCAGAAATTCCAGTGATATCCGCAGTTGGACATGAAACAGACTTCACTTTAAGTGATTTTGTTTCAGATTTAAGGGCACCAACCCCTACAGCAGCTGCAGAGCTTTCAACCCCAAATATCATCGATATATACGAACTGGTTAATAACTACCGAGATACGTTAACCAAGGTAATGAACTCATACATTCAAAACCAAAGTATGAGGTTAATGAACTTAGATGAACGCTTGAGCAATGCCTCACCTAAGTCCCATATCATCAAACTAAAAGAACGCTATGAAAATAATGATTACTTGTTGAAACGTAATTACTTATTACAGCTTGAACGTAAAAAAGAAAGACTAACTTACTTAGATTCCAAACTAAAATCATTTGATATATCTCATTTAATCAAGCTGAAACGTGAAAAATTAAGTCTTTTGGATGGGTCTTTATCTAGAAATGCAACTTATCTAATCGAAAAGAAAAACAACCAATTTGGATTATTGGTAGATGCTTTAAAACACTTAAACCCTTTAGCCTTAATGGATAAAGGATATACTTATACAACTAAAGATAACAAACGAATAGAGTCCGTCAATGAGTTATCCATAAACGATACACTCATTACCCGAGTTAAAGACGGACAAATCCATTCGGTTGTTACTAAGAAGGAGACACTATCATGGAAAAAATGA
- the nusB gene encoding transcription antitermination factor NusB → MEKTKHELRVEAMHLLYQQDLREDLIVEPFKLGFELYQGVMDHLSEIDTLIKDNLFNYSIERLSFVDRAIIRLAVYEIKYTDTPNPVVINEAVRLTKKFSNLDDEKQSAFTNKLLDTIAKRVG, encoded by the coding sequence ATGGAAAAAACAAAACATGAACTACGTGTTGAAGCAATGCATTTGCTTTATCAACAAGATTTACGCGAAGATTTAATCGTTGAACCATTTAAATTAGGGTTCGAACTATATCAAGGGGTAATGGACCACTTGAGTGAAATTGACACACTTATCAAAGACAACCTTTTCAACTATTCAATTGAAAGACTTTCTTTCGTCGACCGCGCCATTATTAGACTGGCTGTATACGAAATCAAATATACCGATACACCAAATCCGGTAGTCATCAATGAGGCAGTTAGACTTACTAAAAAGTTTTCAAACTTAGATGATGAGAAACAAAGTGCGTTTACCAATAAACTACTAGACACAATAGCCAAAAGAGTAGGGTGA
- the xseB gene encoding exodeoxyribonuclease VII small subunit: MEKMSFEQAIQALEKTVKALENKDIALDEAVKLYNEGLALSKLCYELLTESEKLVVKEMKPEGELDFSLE; encoded by the coding sequence ATGGAAAAAATGAGTTTTGAACAAGCCATTCAAGCTTTAGAGAAAACCGTTAAGGCACTCGAAAACAAGGACATCGCTTTAGATGAAGCTGTAAAACTTTACAATGAAGGTTTAGCGCTATCTAAACTATGTTATGAGTTATTAACTGAATCTGAAAAACTAGTCGTCAAAGAAATGAAACCGGAAGGCGAATTAGACTTTAGTCTTGAATAA